In Eubalaena glacialis isolate mEubGla1 chromosome 4, mEubGla1.1.hap2.+ XY, whole genome shotgun sequence, one DNA window encodes the following:
- the LOC133090114 gene encoding large ribosomal subunit protein uL13-like, with product MAEGQVLLLDGRGHLLGRLATIVAEQVLLGQKVVVVRCEGINISGNFYRNKWKYLAFLHKRMNTNPSRGPYHFRAPSHIFGRTVRGMLPHRTKRGQAALDRLKMFEGIPPPYDKKKRLAVPAALKVVRLKPTRKSAYLGRLAREVGWKYQAVTAALGEKRKDKAKIHYRKKQQLTRLRKQAEKNLEKKTDKFTEVLKTHGFLV from the coding sequence ATGGCGGAGGGGCAGGTCCTGCTGCTCGATGGCCGAGGCCATCTCCTGGGCCGCCTGGCAACCATCGTGGCCGAGCAGGTGCTTCTGGGTCAAAAGGTGGTGGTTGTGCGCTGTGAGGGCATCAACATTTCTGGCAATTTCTACAGAAACAAGTGGAAGTATCTGGCCTTCCTCCACAAGCGCATGAACACCAACCCCTCCCGCGGCCCCTACCACTTCCGAGCCCCCAGCCACATCTTCGGGCGGACAGTGCGAGGCATGCTGCCCCACAGGACCAAGCGAGGCCAGGCCGCTCTGGACCGCCTCAAGATGTTTGAGGGGATCCCGCCACCCTATGACAAGAAAAAGCGGCTGGCGGTTCCCGCCGCCCTCAAGGTTGTGCGTCTGAAGCCTACGCGGAAGTCTGCCTACCTAGGGCGCCTGGCTCGTGAGGTTGGCTGGAAGTACCAGGCAGTAACAGCCGCCCtgggggagaagagaaaggacaaGGCCAAGATACATTACCGGAAAAAGCAGCAGCTCACGAGGCTACGGAAGCAGGCCGAAAAGAACCTagagaagaaaactgacaaaTTCACAGAGGTCCTCAAGACCCATGGATTCCTAGTCTGA